The following are from one region of the Halictus rubicundus isolate RS-2024b chromosome 15, iyHalRubi1_principal, whole genome shotgun sequence genome:
- the Fic gene encoding FIC domain protein adenylyltransferase, with the protein MLLSEKVALIGRRSQTRSRTSGDICEQVDVHSLMARPFRIRANREAPHDSWARISRIVSRDQILDTLVRNGATSSVAIREREQRVEEIGSWKHVESRDAKETLLSSLSVSRGDMPVSRPSLVCPFRDEPVLLNEHRGHRKNASSVAMTVNRLVVFLILASGIAVAAIGALLSRYYIEHLSSTEMPERQDYRRAFVPLPSESSLNALELELDLELKEGSLDVVVPTSRANGWLGEIATTTLNRATSTAEALTSLQLALEMKLSGKEKKAVKLFQHAVALAPRHPDVLNHYGEFLEYAQNNVVKANEYYVRALNYQPNHEEALINSRRTARVVEELDRRTLRRIDEKRDTLAAIPDKNAALIRAKKEAYFQHIYHTVGIEGNTMNLAQTRAIVETRTAVAGKSIDEHNEILGLDAAMKYINATLVNRVGSISIKDILEIHKRVLGHVDPIEGGQFRRTQVYVGGHVPPGPGDIHYLMDEFALWLNSETAIRMHPVRYAALAHYKLVRIHPFSDGNGRTSRLLMNMILMQAGYPPVIIHKQHRHTYYENLEIANTGDVRPFVRFIAECTEQTLDLFLWATSEFSRQVPALGQDSFFPERSKTIVTEEVSDLSDTFTDD; encoded by the exons ATGCTGCTTTCCGAGAAGGTTGCACTCATCGGTCGCAGGTCGCAGACGCGTTCGCGAACCTCTGGCGACATCTGTGAGCAAGTTGACGTACACAGCTTGATGGCGCGACCGTTCCGAATACGAGCCAATCGCGAAGCACCACATGATTCGTGGGCTAGGATATCGAGAATCGTGTCGCGCGACCAGATTCTTGATACGCTTGTCCGCAACGGCGCAACGTCATCCGTTGCCATTCGAGAGCGAGAGCAGCGCGTCGAGGAGATAGGTAGCTGGAAACATGTCGAGTCTCGCGACGCGAAGGAAACATTGCTGTCGAGTTTATCCGTTTCTCGCGGAGATATGCCGGTGTCGCGGCCAAGTCTGGTTTGCCCGTTTCGCGACGAACCCGTTCTTCTAAACGAGCACCGCGGACATCGAAAGAATGCGAGCAGCGTCGCTATGACGGTGAATCGCCTGGTCGTCTTTCTGATATTGGCGTCGGGAATCGCTGTAGCTGCCATCGGTGCGCTTTTGTCTCGCTACTACATCGAACATTTGTCGTCGACCGAGATGCCAG AGCGACAGGATTACCGACGAGCGTTCGTCCCGCTTCCATCGGAGAGCTCGTTGAACGCGCTGGAATTAGAGTTGGACTTGGAGCTGAAGGAGGGCAGTTTGGACGTTGTCGTGCCGACTTCCCGAGCCAACGGCTGGCTCGGCGAGATCGCGACCACGACCCTCAACAGGGCAACCTCGACCGCGGAGGCTTTGACGTCTCTGCAATTGGCTCTGGAGATGAAGCTGTCCGGCAAGGAGAAGAAAGCGGTGAAGCTGTTCCAGCACGCGGTTGCGCTGGCGCCTCGGCATCCCGACGTTCTCAATCATTACGGGGAGTTTCTCGAGTACGCGCAGAACAACGTGGTCAAAGCGAACGAGTACTATGTACGCGCCCTAAATTACCAGCCGAATCACGAGGAGGCGTTGATCAACAGCCGTAGAACCGCTCGCGTGGTCGAGGAGTTGGACCGTAGGACTCTGCGACGCATAGACGAGAAACGGGACACGCTCGCCGCGATTCCCGACAAAAACGCGGCCCTGATACGCGCCAAGAAGGAGGCTTACTTTCAGCACATCTATCACACGGTCGGCATCGAGGGGAACACGATGAACCTGGCACAAACCAGGGCCATCGTCGAGACGCGTACGGCGGTCGCCGGTAAAAGCATCGACGAGCACAACGAGATCTTGGGCTTGGACGCGGCCATGAAGTACATCAATGCCACTCTGGTCAACAGGGTCGGCTCGATCTCGATCAAAGATATACTGGAGATACACAAACGCGTACTCGGACACGTGGATCCGATTGAAGGCGGGCAGTTTCGTCGCACTCAGGTTTACGTTGGTGGTCACGTGCCTCCCGGTCCCGGTGACATACACTATCTCATGGATGAATTCGCGCTCTGGTTGAACAGCGAGACCGCCATTCGAATGCATCCTGTTAG GTACGCGGCTCTGGCGCACTACAAGTTGGTACGAATACATCCGTTCTCGGACGGAAACGGCAGAACCTCCCGATTGCTGATGAACATGATCCTCATGCAGGCCGGCTATCCGCCCGTCATCATCCACAAACAGCACCGGCATACCTATTACGAAAATCTCGAGATAGCGAACACGGGAGACGTCCGGCCGTTCGTTCGATTTATAGCCGAGTGCACCGAACAGACGCTCGATCTATTTTTATGGGCGACCAGCGAGTTCTCGAGGCAAGTGCCCGCCCTCGGTCAGGATTCTTTCTTTCCCGAGAGAAGCAAAACGATCGTTACCGAGGAAGTCAGCGATCTATCGGACACCTTCACCGACGACTGA
- the Klp10a gene encoding kinesin-like protein 10A isoform X2 gives MTMDHGMCDIQTGYSINIKRTDGRVHSAVVSGVNWEQRSVTVEWFERGETKGKEVDIDAILALNPELASQKAMAPPPPQINNHSVVPSRARDSSGDEDEGMDESENHEEGSLGRHGGHATRNGLASATLPHSIRQSIPVKAGSNRQLSRQTGRPTNIMSPATTVNGHGDSVTGLTARRELENIPPTPTTATVPLTATAPGKPKQQQQQQQQQQQQQQQQVQIQTQQQTQVENGRGRRSNVVKEVERLKKNREERRQRQAELKEEKEAMMNLDPGNPNWEFLAMIREYQNSIDFRPLRETDSVEDHQITVCVRKRPLNKKETARKEVDVISVPSKDQMVVHEPKAKVDLTKYLENQIFRFDYAFDETCTNEIVYKYTAKPLVQTIFEGGMATCFAYGQTGSGKTHTMGGDFNGRTQDCKKGIYAMVAKDVFKCLKLTKYRPLNLVISASFFEIYSGKVFDLLADKEKLRVLEDGKQQVQIVGLTEKVVETCDEVLKLIQHGNSARTSGQTSANSNSSRSHAVFQIIARTPGTHRVHGKFSLIDLAGNERGADTSSANRQTRMEGAEINKSLLALKECIRALSRKGTHLPFRASKLTQVLRDSFIGEKSKTCMIAMISPGMSSCEHSLNTLRYADRVKELAATDPTEVKASPTDEDREPTIEEQSNTSVLSDSDLAQLRSLNEGEISQDLYTFHEAVSALQLLEEEVLDTHKMVMENTNAFLNDSRIVFSGTHEVDYDQEDSRGKGKAYASCSLKWNRNYGRTTTATDTDTDTDTDTDTDTATTATRTTSTRNTAVPVNSVTYVASHNYTWPGLNGSVDQATKDSLKTPWKDELEYKSDSSSHNTDHESNEAPVRNADSSISSNYSSKTFSIATRVSRKNASNESPSQRTPNGGQFSARKKRTSDKYHWSGRFNDRAKKYSRSGHENSFRWSNRRNDGDKGGTDYNYNLETCDTDKPSKKMKLVCYDESKLDVRIESDETAKNDDQRKIIDEPADGAKTIDDEIDASVRAADRFRFHFRFRDRRSSYVVDTSEIDRDPSLSKHCLPPRKSPYLGPFGFVLAVVKNLLLFSLLPTAYVAFFVYVNRAQHQ, from the exons GATTCTTCCGGCGACGAGGACGAGGGGATGGACGAGTCGGAAAACCACGAGGAGGGCTCCCTTGGACGACACGGCGGTCACGCGACAAGAAACGGCCTTGCGTCCGCAACGCTTCCT cACTCTATAAGGCAGTCGATTCCAGTGAAAG CGGGCTCCAACAGGCAATTGTCGCGGCAGACTGGTCGTCCGACCAACATAATGTCACCCGCAACGACCGTCAACGGACACGGAGACTCGGTCACCGGATTAACGGCCCGGCGTGAGCTCGAGAACATACCACCGACGCCTACAACCGCTACGGTTCCTTTGACCGCAACCGCACCGGGCAAaccgaagcagcagcagcaacaacaacaacagcagcagcagcaacagcaacaacaagtACAGATACAAACGCAGCAGCAAACACAGGTGGAAAATGGTCGAGGAAGACGTTCGAACGTCGTGAAAGAGGTCGAGAGATTAAAGAAGAACAGAGAGGAGAGAAGGCAGAGACAAGCGGAACTGAAGGAAGAGAAAGAGGCTATGATGAATTTGGATCCGGGCAATCCGAATTGGGAGTTTCTCGCTATGATTAG AGAGTATCAAAACAGTATAGACTTCAGACCGTTGCGAGAAACGGACTCTGTCGAGGACCATCAGATCACGGTATGCGTAAGGAAACGTCCATTGAACAAGAAAGAGACCGCGCGCAAGGAAGTCGACGTGATCAGCGTGCCCAGCAAGGACCAAATGGTGGTTCACGAGCCAAAGGCCAAAGTCGATTTGACCAAATACTTGGAGAATCAGATATTTCGGTTCGATTACGCGTTCGACGAGACGTGCACCAACGAGATCGTCTACAAGTACACCGCGAAGCCGCTGGTGCAGACCATCTTCGAGGGCGGGATGGCCACTTGCTTCGCGTACGGTCAAACCGGCAGCGGAAAGACGCATACCATGGGCGGCGATTTTAACGGAAGGACGCAAGACTGTAAGAAAGGCATATACGCGATGGTCGCCAAGGACGTGTTCAAGTGTCTCAAGTTGACCAAATATCGGCCCTTGAACCTGGTGATATCCGCCAGCTTCTTCGAGATCTACTCCGGCAAGGTATTCGATTTGTTGGCGGACAAGGAGAAGCTCAGGGTCTTGGAAGACGGGAAACAGCAG GTACAAATCGTCGGATTAACGGAGAAAGTCGTGGAAACCTGCGACGAAGTACTGAAGCTGATCCAGCACGGGAACAGTGCCAGAACGAGCGGGCAGACGAGCGCAAACTCAAACTCTTCGCGATCGCACGCGGTCTTTCAGATTATAGCTCGAACGCCGGGCACCCATAGGGTTCACGGGAAATTTTCTCTGATCGATCTCGCTGGTAACGAGAGAGGTGCCGATACGTCGTCCGCCAACAGACAAACTC GTATGGAGGGCGCGGAAATCAACAAATCGCTGTTGGCTTTGAAGGAGTGCATTCGAGCGCTGAGTCGCAAAGGCACGCATTTACCGTTCAGAGCGAGCAAGCTGACTCAAGTGCTAAGGGATAGTTTCATCGGCGAAAAGTCCAAGACTTGCATG ATCGCGATGATCAGTCCAGGGATGAGTTCTTGCGAGCACTCGTTGAACACGCTGAGGTACGCGGATCGAGTCAAGGAGCTAGCCGCGACCGATCCGACCGAAGTGAAAGCTTCCCCGACGGACGAAGATCGAGAACCGACGATCGAGGAGCAATCCAACACCAGCGTTCTGTCGGACAGCGATCTGGCGCAGCTTCGTTCGCTCAAC GAGGGCGAGATTTCTCAGGATCTGTACACGTTTCACGAGGCGGTGTCGGCGTTGCAATTACTGGAAGAGGAAGTTTTGGACACGCACAAAATGGTCATGGAAAATACCAACGCGTTTCTGAACGACAGTCGCATCGTGTTCAGCGGAACGCACGAAGTAGACTACGATCAAGAAG ATTCGCGCGGTAAAGGTAAGGCATATGCGAGCTGCTCGTTAAAATGGAACCGGAATTACGGCAGAACGACGACTGCTACGGATACGGATACGGATACGGATACGGATACGGATACGGATACGGCTACTACTGCGACTCGGACTACGTCCACTCGAAATACGGCAGTACCAGTGAACAGTGTTACCTACGTTGCATCGCACAATTACACGTGGCCCGGGCTAAATGGGAGCGTTGATCAGGCTACAAAGGACTCGTTAAAGACCCCTTGGAAGGACGAACTGGAATATAAAAGCGACTCCAGCTCGCACAATACCGACCACGAATCGAACGAGGCCCCAGTTCGAAACGCCGACAGCTCGATATCGTCCAACTATTCGAGCAAGACGTTCTCGATTGCCACGCgcgtttcgagaaaaaacgCGTCGAACGAAAGCCCGTCTCAGAGAACGCCGAACGGTGGGCAATTCTCGGCCAGAAAGAAAAGAACCTCGGACAAGTACCACTGGTCCGGCAGGTTCAACGATCGCGCGAAAAAATATTCGAGATCTGGCCACGAGAATTCGTTTCGTTGGTCGAATCGTCGAAACGACGGCGACAAAGGCGGTACCGATTACAACTACAACTTGGAAACGTGCGACACGGATAAACCGtcgaagaaaatgaaattggttTGCTACGACGAATCGAAACTCGACGTTCGAATCGAAAGCGACGAAACCGCGAAAAATGACGACCAACGAAAAATCATTGACGAGCCGGCGGACGGTGCCAAGACGATAGACGACGAGATCGACGCGAGTGTTCGAGCAGCAGACCgttttcgttttcattttcgtttccGTGATCGTCGTTCCTCGTACGTCGTCGATACCAGCGAAATCGATCGCGACCCGTCTCTCTCGAAACATTGCCTTCCACCTCGGAAGTCACCTTACCTCGGACCCTTCGGATTTGTTCTAGCAGTCGTGAAAAACcttcttctcttttctcttttgcCCACCGCGTACGTGGCATTTTTCGTCTACGTAAACAGAGCGCAACACCAATAA
- the Klp10a gene encoding kinesin-like protein 10A isoform X1, giving the protein MTMDHGMCDIQTGYSINIKRTDGRVHSAVVSGVNWEQRSVTVEWFERGETKGKEVDIDAILALNPELASQKAMAPPPPQINNHSVVPSRARDSSGDEDEGMDESENHEEGSLGRHGGHATRNGLASATLPVRVTSTLSHSIRQSIPVKAGSNRQLSRQTGRPTNIMSPATTVNGHGDSVTGLTARRELENIPPTPTTATVPLTATAPGKPKQQQQQQQQQQQQQQQQVQIQTQQQTQVENGRGRRSNVVKEVERLKKNREERRQRQAELKEEKEAMMNLDPGNPNWEFLAMIREYQNSIDFRPLRETDSVEDHQITVCVRKRPLNKKETARKEVDVISVPSKDQMVVHEPKAKVDLTKYLENQIFRFDYAFDETCTNEIVYKYTAKPLVQTIFEGGMATCFAYGQTGSGKTHTMGGDFNGRTQDCKKGIYAMVAKDVFKCLKLTKYRPLNLVISASFFEIYSGKVFDLLADKEKLRVLEDGKQQVQIVGLTEKVVETCDEVLKLIQHGNSARTSGQTSANSNSSRSHAVFQIIARTPGTHRVHGKFSLIDLAGNERGADTSSANRQTRMEGAEINKSLLALKECIRALSRKGTHLPFRASKLTQVLRDSFIGEKSKTCMIAMISPGMSSCEHSLNTLRYADRVKELAATDPTEVKASPTDEDREPTIEEQSNTSVLSDSDLAQLRSLNEGEISQDLYTFHEAVSALQLLEEEVLDTHKMVMENTNAFLNDSRIVFSGTHEVDYDQEDSRGKGKAYASCSLKWNRNYGRTTTATDTDTDTDTDTDTDTATTATRTTSTRNTAVPVNSVTYVASHNYTWPGLNGSVDQATKDSLKTPWKDELEYKSDSSSHNTDHESNEAPVRNADSSISSNYSSKTFSIATRVSRKNASNESPSQRTPNGGQFSARKKRTSDKYHWSGRFNDRAKKYSRSGHENSFRWSNRRNDGDKGGTDYNYNLETCDTDKPSKKMKLVCYDESKLDVRIESDETAKNDDQRKIIDEPADGAKTIDDEIDASVRAADRFRFHFRFRDRRSSYVVDTSEIDRDPSLSKHCLPPRKSPYLGPFGFVLAVVKNLLLFSLLPTAYVAFFVYVNRAQHQ; this is encoded by the exons GATTCTTCCGGCGACGAGGACGAGGGGATGGACGAGTCGGAAAACCACGAGGAGGGCTCCCTTGGACGACACGGCGGTCACGCGACAAGAAACGGCCTTGCGTCCGCAACGCTTCCTGTACGAGTCACGTCTACTCTTTCG cACTCTATAAGGCAGTCGATTCCAGTGAAAG CGGGCTCCAACAGGCAATTGTCGCGGCAGACTGGTCGTCCGACCAACATAATGTCACCCGCAACGACCGTCAACGGACACGGAGACTCGGTCACCGGATTAACGGCCCGGCGTGAGCTCGAGAACATACCACCGACGCCTACAACCGCTACGGTTCCTTTGACCGCAACCGCACCGGGCAAaccgaagcagcagcagcaacaacaacaacagcagcagcagcaacagcaacaacaagtACAGATACAAACGCAGCAGCAAACACAGGTGGAAAATGGTCGAGGAAGACGTTCGAACGTCGTGAAAGAGGTCGAGAGATTAAAGAAGAACAGAGAGGAGAGAAGGCAGAGACAAGCGGAACTGAAGGAAGAGAAAGAGGCTATGATGAATTTGGATCCGGGCAATCCGAATTGGGAGTTTCTCGCTATGATTAG AGAGTATCAAAACAGTATAGACTTCAGACCGTTGCGAGAAACGGACTCTGTCGAGGACCATCAGATCACGGTATGCGTAAGGAAACGTCCATTGAACAAGAAAGAGACCGCGCGCAAGGAAGTCGACGTGATCAGCGTGCCCAGCAAGGACCAAATGGTGGTTCACGAGCCAAAGGCCAAAGTCGATTTGACCAAATACTTGGAGAATCAGATATTTCGGTTCGATTACGCGTTCGACGAGACGTGCACCAACGAGATCGTCTACAAGTACACCGCGAAGCCGCTGGTGCAGACCATCTTCGAGGGCGGGATGGCCACTTGCTTCGCGTACGGTCAAACCGGCAGCGGAAAGACGCATACCATGGGCGGCGATTTTAACGGAAGGACGCAAGACTGTAAGAAAGGCATATACGCGATGGTCGCCAAGGACGTGTTCAAGTGTCTCAAGTTGACCAAATATCGGCCCTTGAACCTGGTGATATCCGCCAGCTTCTTCGAGATCTACTCCGGCAAGGTATTCGATTTGTTGGCGGACAAGGAGAAGCTCAGGGTCTTGGAAGACGGGAAACAGCAG GTACAAATCGTCGGATTAACGGAGAAAGTCGTGGAAACCTGCGACGAAGTACTGAAGCTGATCCAGCACGGGAACAGTGCCAGAACGAGCGGGCAGACGAGCGCAAACTCAAACTCTTCGCGATCGCACGCGGTCTTTCAGATTATAGCTCGAACGCCGGGCACCCATAGGGTTCACGGGAAATTTTCTCTGATCGATCTCGCTGGTAACGAGAGAGGTGCCGATACGTCGTCCGCCAACAGACAAACTC GTATGGAGGGCGCGGAAATCAACAAATCGCTGTTGGCTTTGAAGGAGTGCATTCGAGCGCTGAGTCGCAAAGGCACGCATTTACCGTTCAGAGCGAGCAAGCTGACTCAAGTGCTAAGGGATAGTTTCATCGGCGAAAAGTCCAAGACTTGCATG ATCGCGATGATCAGTCCAGGGATGAGTTCTTGCGAGCACTCGTTGAACACGCTGAGGTACGCGGATCGAGTCAAGGAGCTAGCCGCGACCGATCCGACCGAAGTGAAAGCTTCCCCGACGGACGAAGATCGAGAACCGACGATCGAGGAGCAATCCAACACCAGCGTTCTGTCGGACAGCGATCTGGCGCAGCTTCGTTCGCTCAAC GAGGGCGAGATTTCTCAGGATCTGTACACGTTTCACGAGGCGGTGTCGGCGTTGCAATTACTGGAAGAGGAAGTTTTGGACACGCACAAAATGGTCATGGAAAATACCAACGCGTTTCTGAACGACAGTCGCATCGTGTTCAGCGGAACGCACGAAGTAGACTACGATCAAGAAG ATTCGCGCGGTAAAGGTAAGGCATATGCGAGCTGCTCGTTAAAATGGAACCGGAATTACGGCAGAACGACGACTGCTACGGATACGGATACGGATACGGATACGGATACGGATACGGATACGGCTACTACTGCGACTCGGACTACGTCCACTCGAAATACGGCAGTACCAGTGAACAGTGTTACCTACGTTGCATCGCACAATTACACGTGGCCCGGGCTAAATGGGAGCGTTGATCAGGCTACAAAGGACTCGTTAAAGACCCCTTGGAAGGACGAACTGGAATATAAAAGCGACTCCAGCTCGCACAATACCGACCACGAATCGAACGAGGCCCCAGTTCGAAACGCCGACAGCTCGATATCGTCCAACTATTCGAGCAAGACGTTCTCGATTGCCACGCgcgtttcgagaaaaaacgCGTCGAACGAAAGCCCGTCTCAGAGAACGCCGAACGGTGGGCAATTCTCGGCCAGAAAGAAAAGAACCTCGGACAAGTACCACTGGTCCGGCAGGTTCAACGATCGCGCGAAAAAATATTCGAGATCTGGCCACGAGAATTCGTTTCGTTGGTCGAATCGTCGAAACGACGGCGACAAAGGCGGTACCGATTACAACTACAACTTGGAAACGTGCGACACGGATAAACCGtcgaagaaaatgaaattggttTGCTACGACGAATCGAAACTCGACGTTCGAATCGAAAGCGACGAAACCGCGAAAAATGACGACCAACGAAAAATCATTGACGAGCCGGCGGACGGTGCCAAGACGATAGACGACGAGATCGACGCGAGTGTTCGAGCAGCAGACCgttttcgttttcattttcgtttccGTGATCGTCGTTCCTCGTACGTCGTCGATACCAGCGAAATCGATCGCGACCCGTCTCTCTCGAAACATTGCCTTCCACCTCGGAAGTCACCTTACCTCGGACCCTTCGGATTTGTTCTAGCAGTCGTGAAAAACcttcttctcttttctcttttgcCCACCGCGTACGTGGCATTTTTCGTCTACGTAAACAGAGCGCAACACCAATAA
- the Klp10a gene encoding kinesin-like protein 10A isoform X3, translating to MTMDHGMCDIQTGYSINIKRTDGRVHSAVVSGVNWEQRSVTVEWFERGETKGKEVDIDAILALNPELASQKAMAPPPPQINNHSVVPSRARHSIRQSIPVKAGSNRQLSRQTGRPTNIMSPATTVNGHGDSVTGLTARRELENIPPTPTTATVPLTATAPGKPKQQQQQQQQQQQQQQQQVQIQTQQQTQVENGRGRRSNVVKEVERLKKNREERRQRQAELKEEKEAMMNLDPGNPNWEFLAMIREYQNSIDFRPLRETDSVEDHQITVCVRKRPLNKKETARKEVDVISVPSKDQMVVHEPKAKVDLTKYLENQIFRFDYAFDETCTNEIVYKYTAKPLVQTIFEGGMATCFAYGQTGSGKTHTMGGDFNGRTQDCKKGIYAMVAKDVFKCLKLTKYRPLNLVISASFFEIYSGKVFDLLADKEKLRVLEDGKQQVQIVGLTEKVVETCDEVLKLIQHGNSARTSGQTSANSNSSRSHAVFQIIARTPGTHRVHGKFSLIDLAGNERGADTSSANRQTRMEGAEINKSLLALKECIRALSRKGTHLPFRASKLTQVLRDSFIGEKSKTCMIAMISPGMSSCEHSLNTLRYADRVKELAATDPTEVKASPTDEDREPTIEEQSNTSVLSDSDLAQLRSLNEGEISQDLYTFHEAVSALQLLEEEVLDTHKMVMENTNAFLNDSRIVFSGTHEVDYDQEDSRGKGKAYASCSLKWNRNYGRTTTATDTDTDTDTDTDTDTATTATRTTSTRNTAVPVNSVTYVASHNYTWPGLNGSVDQATKDSLKTPWKDELEYKSDSSSHNTDHESNEAPVRNADSSISSNYSSKTFSIATRVSRKNASNESPSQRTPNGGQFSARKKRTSDKYHWSGRFNDRAKKYSRSGHENSFRWSNRRNDGDKGGTDYNYNLETCDTDKPSKKMKLVCYDESKLDVRIESDETAKNDDQRKIIDEPADGAKTIDDEIDASVRAADRFRFHFRFRDRRSSYVVDTSEIDRDPSLSKHCLPPRKSPYLGPFGFVLAVVKNLLLFSLLPTAYVAFFVYVNRAQHQ from the exons cACTCTATAAGGCAGTCGATTCCAGTGAAAG CGGGCTCCAACAGGCAATTGTCGCGGCAGACTGGTCGTCCGACCAACATAATGTCACCCGCAACGACCGTCAACGGACACGGAGACTCGGTCACCGGATTAACGGCCCGGCGTGAGCTCGAGAACATACCACCGACGCCTACAACCGCTACGGTTCCTTTGACCGCAACCGCACCGGGCAAaccgaagcagcagcagcaacaacaacaacagcagcagcagcaacagcaacaacaagtACAGATACAAACGCAGCAGCAAACACAGGTGGAAAATGGTCGAGGAAGACGTTCGAACGTCGTGAAAGAGGTCGAGAGATTAAAGAAGAACAGAGAGGAGAGAAGGCAGAGACAAGCGGAACTGAAGGAAGAGAAAGAGGCTATGATGAATTTGGATCCGGGCAATCCGAATTGGGAGTTTCTCGCTATGATTAG AGAGTATCAAAACAGTATAGACTTCAGACCGTTGCGAGAAACGGACTCTGTCGAGGACCATCAGATCACGGTATGCGTAAGGAAACGTCCATTGAACAAGAAAGAGACCGCGCGCAAGGAAGTCGACGTGATCAGCGTGCCCAGCAAGGACCAAATGGTGGTTCACGAGCCAAAGGCCAAAGTCGATTTGACCAAATACTTGGAGAATCAGATATTTCGGTTCGATTACGCGTTCGACGAGACGTGCACCAACGAGATCGTCTACAAGTACACCGCGAAGCCGCTGGTGCAGACCATCTTCGAGGGCGGGATGGCCACTTGCTTCGCGTACGGTCAAACCGGCAGCGGAAAGACGCATACCATGGGCGGCGATTTTAACGGAAGGACGCAAGACTGTAAGAAAGGCATATACGCGATGGTCGCCAAGGACGTGTTCAAGTGTCTCAAGTTGACCAAATATCGGCCCTTGAACCTGGTGATATCCGCCAGCTTCTTCGAGATCTACTCCGGCAAGGTATTCGATTTGTTGGCGGACAAGGAGAAGCTCAGGGTCTTGGAAGACGGGAAACAGCAG GTACAAATCGTCGGATTAACGGAGAAAGTCGTGGAAACCTGCGACGAAGTACTGAAGCTGATCCAGCACGGGAACAGTGCCAGAACGAGCGGGCAGACGAGCGCAAACTCAAACTCTTCGCGATCGCACGCGGTCTTTCAGATTATAGCTCGAACGCCGGGCACCCATAGGGTTCACGGGAAATTTTCTCTGATCGATCTCGCTGGTAACGAGAGAGGTGCCGATACGTCGTCCGCCAACAGACAAACTC GTATGGAGGGCGCGGAAATCAACAAATCGCTGTTGGCTTTGAAGGAGTGCATTCGAGCGCTGAGTCGCAAAGGCACGCATTTACCGTTCAGAGCGAGCAAGCTGACTCAAGTGCTAAGGGATAGTTTCATCGGCGAAAAGTCCAAGACTTGCATG ATCGCGATGATCAGTCCAGGGATGAGTTCTTGCGAGCACTCGTTGAACACGCTGAGGTACGCGGATCGAGTCAAGGAGCTAGCCGCGACCGATCCGACCGAAGTGAAAGCTTCCCCGACGGACGAAGATCGAGAACCGACGATCGAGGAGCAATCCAACACCAGCGTTCTGTCGGACAGCGATCTGGCGCAGCTTCGTTCGCTCAAC GAGGGCGAGATTTCTCAGGATCTGTACACGTTTCACGAGGCGGTGTCGGCGTTGCAATTACTGGAAGAGGAAGTTTTGGACACGCACAAAATGGTCATGGAAAATACCAACGCGTTTCTGAACGACAGTCGCATCGTGTTCAGCGGAACGCACGAAGTAGACTACGATCAAGAAG ATTCGCGCGGTAAAGGTAAGGCATATGCGAGCTGCTCGTTAAAATGGAACCGGAATTACGGCAGAACGACGACTGCTACGGATACGGATACGGATACGGATACGGATACGGATACGGATACGGCTACTACTGCGACTCGGACTACGTCCACTCGAAATACGGCAGTACCAGTGAACAGTGTTACCTACGTTGCATCGCACAATTACACGTGGCCCGGGCTAAATGGGAGCGTTGATCAGGCTACAAAGGACTCGTTAAAGACCCCTTGGAAGGACGAACTGGAATATAAAAGCGACTCCAGCTCGCACAATACCGACCACGAATCGAACGAGGCCCCAGTTCGAAACGCCGACAGCTCGATATCGTCCAACTATTCGAGCAAGACGTTCTCGATTGCCACGCgcgtttcgagaaaaaacgCGTCGAACGAAAGCCCGTCTCAGAGAACGCCGAACGGTGGGCAATTCTCGGCCAGAAAGAAAAGAACCTCGGACAAGTACCACTGGTCCGGCAGGTTCAACGATCGCGCGAAAAAATATTCGAGATCTGGCCACGAGAATTCGTTTCGTTGGTCGAATCGTCGAAACGACGGCGACAAAGGCGGTACCGATTACAACTACAACTTGGAAACGTGCGACACGGATAAACCGtcgaagaaaatgaaattggttTGCTACGACGAATCGAAACTCGACGTTCGAATCGAAAGCGACGAAACCGCGAAAAATGACGACCAACGAAAAATCATTGACGAGCCGGCGGACGGTGCCAAGACGATAGACGACGAGATCGACGCGAGTGTTCGAGCAGCAGACCgttttcgttttcattttcgtttccGTGATCGTCGTTCCTCGTACGTCGTCGATACCAGCGAAATCGATCGCGACCCGTCTCTCTCGAAACATTGCCTTCCACCTCGGAAGTCACCTTACCTCGGACCCTTCGGATTTGTTCTAGCAGTCGTGAAAAACcttcttctcttttctcttttgcCCACCGCGTACGTGGCATTTTTCGTCTACGTAAACAGAGCGCAACACCAATAA